From Girardinichthys multiradiatus isolate DD_20200921_A chromosome 13, DD_fGirMul_XY1, whole genome shotgun sequence:
TCTGCTGACTCActcaggaggtcacaaaagatcCCAGAGCAACATTTAAAGCGGTGGTTCTGGTCCTCCGGACTCCATGTCCTGCATGTTCTGGGTGTCCCCCTGCTGCCAGCACCTGCGTTGAATGAGTAATTAACAGACTTCTGCAGCACTTGATGgtatgctgaggaggtaatgcaATAATTTGAATTAGGAGTGcaggagcagagacacatctaaagcaGTATGCTTTGAAAATCAGGGTTGAGAACCAAGAAATAAAAGGGGCAAAATTGTGATCCATGGGAGAATTACAAGGTGAACACCACTGCTGAACTTTAAGAACACAAAGGCCAGTCTCACATTAGTCAAAAAACACATCTTAGATGATCCCAAGACCTTTGGCAAAATGGTGGACTGATGAAACAGAACCGGAACTTCTTGGAAGATATGTGTCCTTACACAGCAAACTAACACAGCTTTTAAGTAAAAAGAACCTtatacctacagtcaaacatggtggtggtccAGGGCTGCTTGACTGCTTCAGGATCTGGATGTCTTACTGTGAACCATGAACCTTGCCCTCTACCAGAAAACACCGGTGACTACTGTCGGTTTGTGAGACATAAAGTTCCTCCACAGGGATGTAAAAGACGCATTACCAGTTGTTGGGGTTGTTGTCACCCAGGGTGGACAGCCAGTTTTTATGTCTAGAGGCCAATTCGTTTTTTACATAGGGTCAGGATGGCTTTTCAGaacagcttttttgtttttgctcatcTTCCTTGTctgttatttaaatttgttaaatgatctgaaacattttaaaatgacaaagaagCCACAGATCCGCATCTGATTCATTGGTTTTGATAAAGGGAATTAAATGTGCCTCACACTTCCCTTTTTGTCTGATTggtttccctttttttcttctttgttcctctgtttcattttatttttacacttcATCAGGACCCAGAAAAGGGTCCAGTTCCTGCCTTCTTACCTTTCCAGAGGAGtttctctgcagatgatgatcaaCCTGAGGTATAAATGAGATATTATTTCTCTCAAGTGTTTGTTTCAAGATAAATTATTTGCTTTCTACTCTGAAGTTTCTTTGTATCATTTGTTCTAGTCTGGAAAGAGAGCTCAACGGAAGTCTTTGTATGAAAGGTATTGACCCAAAGGACTATAAGTAATTAATTGATCCTCTAAAAGTTTCCTCTACGAGTCTAACAGTGTGTCTTTGTGCATCCCTGCAGCTTCGTTAGTTCAAGCGACCGATACCGAGATGAAGAAGAAGGAGGCACCATGTCATCCAACCGTGAAATGGACAGGGACAGAGAGCTGGACAGGGAGTGGGACAGAGACAGGGGCCGAGACCGGGAAAGGGAGAGGGATAGAGGCCAAGACAGAGACAGGGAGAGGGACAGGGACAAGGACAAGGAaagagaaagacacagagatCGAAGCAGAGACAGAGATAGAGACCAGGACAGGGAGCGGGACAGAGATGCACCTTTCAGAAGTAAGACGCCTCTCAGGGCTGTTTAATGGATTTTTGGTCATTTGAATTTTTGTAAAAAGCCTTTTATCATAATCAGATGTACACAATTTTGCCCTTTGCCTTTAAGGACTCAAAAACTTTATTGACATCCAACTGTTAATACATGCGCTATAATATGGAGTCGGTGCCATCGCCTGCCATTATTAAAGCGAAAACCGTCCACGAAGTTTAGGTGTATTTATGGGAATATTTGACCCTTCTGCATTGAgagcatttgtgaggtcaggcACTGATGTAGGACAAGAAGGTCTGGCTCCCTATCTATTCTCTAAATCATATCACAGGGCCTGTTGCCTTATCATTTATAGCAggaaattgtccaaaatgtcttgTATGCTGGGGCATTAAGAGTTCCTTTCACTGCAACTAAGGTACTTTGGATCAAACCCAGAAAAGCAACCACACGCCATAATGCTCCCTCCACCAAACCTTTTACTTGGCAGAATGCCGTCAGACAAGTATTTTCTCTGCAGCCGCCAAACCCGGACTCGTCTATCGTATTACCAGACAAGAGAAGTGGGGTTCATCACTCCAGAGAATACATCTCCACCAATCTTAAGTCCAGTGGTGGCATGCTTTGAACCACTGCATTGATGCTTTGCATTACAAGGATTGGATGCAGATTTTTGGGCATGGAAACCTTTTCCAGTGCTCTCTATGCACTGTTTTTTAGCTAATCTGAATTCACTAATTTAAAGATGTGGTTCAGTACTTTTGATAATATACTGTATCATGAAAATTCTAGATATTCGCTGCAGTCTGTGGAAAGAAGTTAATTTTTCAAATTTGGAAAATCTTTCAAACCAGACctgcacaatattaggaaaaaAACCCCACTGTGAGCTGAGATGTATTTATTAACAGTTTCCTCACCgctctttcttttccatcatctcCATGTCCCCACAACCCTCTCCAAACTTTCGGATCCCTGTCACTAAGATCTGTATCAGAAATGGACAGTGAACGTCCATCCAAGTAGCCGAAGATATTATTGACAAGCAGACTTTTAATGCATGGCACTTGAAATGGTAAAGCCTACCCAATAATGCATCCAAGTATTCCTTTTGCATTTGtgaatctttttttgttgttgataaTATTGTGTAGCTCTATTGCAAACAATCATGATCTGCCTGAACTAATCTCCTCTACAGCCAGTATAATCAGTCCTTAGTACACCATCTTTAAAAATCCTtaacatgtgctcagtttatgtcAGGTATGCTTCTGTGCTTAAATCAAATTATTTATATAGATAAGGAAAGGATAAAAGTGAGGAGGGATACATAAAAACTGTGGTTTTCCTTCAGTGATTAGCATCCCTGGTTTTTCCTCAGGATCAGACTCGTACCCGGAGCGAAGAAGTTTGCGAAAAGGGAACACCGTCTACGTTTATGGCTCCGGCCTCGTTGAGGACAGCTTGCGCTCCGCCTTCTCTCAGCATGGGAACATCATCGACCTCTCAATGGACAACCCACGCAAGTATGGCACCATTAAACTGTTGAATCATTAATTATTCATTTCTGTTGCGTTCTCATTATTCTATAGACTTTAACTCTTTGCTGCTTCTGTTTCTCTTCTAAGTTGTGCTTTTATCACATTTGAGAAGATGGAGTCTGCAGACCAGGCTGTAGTTGAGGTTGGTACTATTCTGTTTACAATTTTTGCTGCCTTTCCACTTAGTTTCAGTCCATTACCTGACCATTTTTAAAGGAAAGTTGACTGATCTGTGAAACATTCAGGGATAAAAAGGTTCCTGACCAGGAGGGCTGAAGCAATGTGGTGTCAGCATATTTGAAATGTAAACGTTAAACTCTTGTTTTCTAATTAGCAGCCTGTACACCATTCCTTAATTTCATTTGCtgaaacaataaagaaataaataaagaatgagagaacataaaatctttaaatcttTGTCTCCAGGTTAAAGGTTTTCTGTCGCTCTGTCCATTATTTTATTCGCTTTTCTAGAAAAAACCTCAGCGTTTGCCCGTTTATTTTCCTCCAACAGTTGAATGGAGCCGTGGTGGGAGACGTTCACATTAAAGTCAGCATTGCCAGGAAGCAGCCTATGCTGGATGCTGCCACCGGGAAATCAGTGTGGGCCTCCCTGGGTAAACAACGCTCCCTTTTCTTGTTGTTCATTTGGACCTGTTTCTGCAGATCGGCActgaacatttctttatttatttaccttcaCAGCTGTGCAGAATAGCACCAAAGGCTCGTACAGGGATAAGAGGAACCAGGTGGTGTACAGCGAAGACTTCCTGGGATaaaacaagttttgtttttccttttaatgaCAAGCGAGCCTGTATTGTGGGATTGTTCCAATATTTCTCTTGTCCTTGTGGAGGAGATGTTCATGTGGTTTGAGATGGTTTTTTGgttgaatttaataaatgacaTCGTCTTACATTGACTGAGGCGTACAGAATCCCATAAAACTGGGAGTTTGAAGGTTCCTGGACACTTTTCATGCCAAAATCACAAACCTTTCTAGACTTCAACTTTCAAAGTTCTCAGTTCTTTTcagaccatttttgaaagcaaaaatacagaaattgaCGGccttattattaatttattgcaGGTGTATGAGAAGGTCAAAGTTTCTGACAGAAATTAGAAATGAAATCAATAAAGAGAATTATTTTTCTCCACATTTTCCAGACTGCCACCTTGGATGTAGATCCAGAAACCATCAGTTGAAATCCTGctgtttatttcaattaaaattaaagaaacCAAGGATTCTTACAGTGTGGAAAAGTCGGGAATTGAATTGAGGCATTTTCCGGGTATGGATAAGAATGGAAAAAGAATCCAGatacttttattttctgtcGCTTTGTCTTAAGGTTTTATCCCGTCTACCTTTTCATCCAAAGAtggatatagatatatatgctaatctatatctatatacactcattggccactttattaggtacacctgtccaactgctcattaacgcacatttttaatcagccaattacatggcagcaactcaatgcatttaggcatgtagacatggtcgaGACAATCTgaacagaaactgctgatctactgggattttcacgcactaccatctctaggctttacagagaatggtccgaaaaagagaaaatttcCAGTTAGCGGCAGTTCCGTGGGTGCAAAtcccttgttgatgccagaggtcagaggagaatggccagactggttcaagctgataaaaaggtaacagtaactcaaataaccactcgttacaaccaaggcatgcagaagagcatctctgaacgtacaacacgtcgaaccttgagccggatgggctacagcagcagaagaccacaccaggtgccactcctgtcagctaagaacaggaaactgaagctacaattcacacagactcaccaaaattggacaacagaagattgggaaaacattgcctggtctgatgagtttcgatttctgcttcaacattcagatggtagcgTCAGAATTTGGTgccaacaacatgaaagcatggatccatcctgccttgtatcaacggttcaggctggtggtggtggtgtaatggtgtgggggatattttcttggcacagagcatcatgtcaacaccacagtctacctgagtattgttgctgaccatgtccatccctttatgaccacagtggacccatcttctgatggttacttccagcaggataacacgccatgtcataaagcacgaatcatctcagactggtttcttgaacatgacaatgagttcactggactccaatgacctccacagtcaccagatctcaatccaatcgagctcctttgggatgtggtggaacaggagattctcatcatggatgcagccgacaaatctgcagcatctgagtgatgctatcatgtcaatatggaccaaactctctgaggaatgtttccagtaccttgttgaatctatgccaccaaggattaaggcagttctgaaggcaagagggggtccaacccggtactagcaaggtgtacctaataaagtggccggtgagagtaaatatatatagatatctatatgtttgtgtatatatatatatattcaatatATTAAAGTATATAATAAAGATGTAAAGTCTTGTTTTCTCACAACTCTATGCAACTGAAGACTATTTTATGTTGTATTTGTTTGATAATTAGAGCTTAACATTAGTTTATAAATGGAAAGTACACCCAGCCATCTGTTGTACTATGAATCCTATAAATCCAAAAAATGAAAGTCTACTGCATCGCCTGAGAAAATAACCAAACGTAAATCCTTCCCAAGTGTCTCCCAGGTTTATTTCCTGTGCAGTGCTCCTTGTTTCAAACTGATATCCAGATCGCGTGTTTGATCAACCCTCTTTATGCAGCAGAAGAACGGTTTGAAAGGAGACTCACCAATAAACCATTAcagtacaaatatttacataaaaacaggacatgatattattttttccttttttttttttagttacaggacacattacaaaatatttccctcaaacccaaaacagaaaatatctgaCAAGAAATTCAGAgatgttaaaaaaacatgtactGGTAGAATAATCCTCTTTGGCTTCAGGGAGTTTCAGAAATTTATGTTCACTGTTACACTTTATTCATATGAAGTAAAACAGCTACGAGCTACAGTTTGAACCAGCCAAAGACCCTATATATTGCATGTTCACCGTCTGTTCATTTTCACACTAGACACGTAGTTAAGAGTTGTTTGGCAGTAAACATCTGAAGGCATTTGAATGTTTTAGCACTTTCTTAAGATCAACAATGTCACCGTGACTGACTGAAGAGCAAATCCAACTGACTGCAGTAAGCCAGTGAGCCTTCAGGACGACACTCCTTGGAAAATAATTCATGTCCCTTCAGTCTTTTCCACATTTCAAGTTGGATCCATAAACCTCGATGTATTTGAGGGGAattttatgcaatagaccaTCACAAAGTAAGTGAATAATTGTGGGAAAATAAGATGTTTTATGAAAATCTTAAAAAGTGTAGTCGTGCATCTAAAGAATTTTCCCCATTCTTTGTGAAATAGCTCAGTAAGATTGGATTGAGAACATCTGGAGACAACATTCAAGCCTCGCTACTTTTTCTGTCTACAgtgcttgtggcaaactacagAAGGCACTtctcatggctttcttcttcttcccaCTCTTTCATAGGGAGTGCACTACTgacagttgtcctgtcaacagattcctccacctaaGTTGAggatctgtgcagctcctccagagctgaTGGATAGAACATTAGCatggactgtttttttttttttactcgaaccctgctttaaacttctccacatcttCATCGCTGACCTGTCTgcggtgttccttggtcttcatgatgctgtttaccGTTAAAGaacatttgtatttatactCTGATTAAATTACCGCAGGTGGACTGTACTACCTGACTTATAGTTgatgctggattttattcaggggaatcagagtaaagggggtgcatacaaatgcacgccacatgATTCATTATTAGACATTTTTAAACCatgtgtaattttttttcttctatttcacAATTGTACTCTAccttgtgttggcctatcacacaaaatcccaataaaatacagtcaaatttgtgtttgtaacgtAACGAAATAaggaaaagtttattttttggctCATGACAGTTGTTCAGAAACCAGACATTCCTGATCCTTCTCCTGTTCTCTTCCTGCAGCTTCTCTCGCCCTCTCCTGTTCCTCCTGCTCGTGCAGGGAGTTCTGCCCGGTGGTTTTGCCGTGTTGCTCCTTCAGGTGGCGTCGTAAGGCAGGCTTGTGGGCGAAACGGGCGTGGCAGTAGGCGCAGCGATGTGGTCGCTCTCCGCTGTGGAGGTTCATGTGGTCTATCAGCGTGGACTTCTGGGTGAACGTCTTGTAGCACAGGGGGCACTGGTGGGCTTTGGCGGCTCCTCGGTGCACGGCCATGTGTCGGGTGAGGTTGGTGGAGTGGTGGAAATGCTTCCCGCAGCAGGGGCAGACGTACAGCAGGTGGGTGGAGCGGGAATGGACAGCCAGGGAGTGAGCTGAGGGGAAAGTCAGGCCACAGTGCTCGCAAATTACAGGCCCGGTGACACTGGAAGTAGAACCCACCACAGCGACAGACTCATCCCCTCCCTCGTTTGTTCCAACAGCGTTCAACCCTGAACTCCCTTCACCAGCACCAGGCTCTTCCAGGGAGAACTGATTCATAGGGGAAACCTTCTCACTGTGAACACTGCTCAAACTGAAGTCTAACCGGGGAATTTCAACTAAATAACTTCCTGCTGTCTTCAGCTCCTCTTGGCTGAAGTCCAGCCCAAACCCCCCTCCCAGTCCAGCAGCTGTGGCGTACCACAGATCCTGACGGTGAGCTATATTTGGTGGCCTTTTCTCTTGAGATGATGCCCACTTTCGCTTTTTGAATCCCCTTCCCCTGCCTCTGCCTCTCCCTCTGCCACGGCCAATTTTAGGCTCAGAGAGTCTTCGCCTGAAAGCACGGAGGCCCCCGAAACTCAGATCCTCCGCCACGTCCAAGTCGCACTCGCTGCCGTCTCCCGCAATGAATATTCTGTCCGTCTCTGGATAGCACACATCCTGAGGAAGATCAGCAGAATCTCCTTTGTCATCCTCCCCGCCTCTGTTTGTCAGCTCGTCCCCTGGGATATAAACTCTGAACACATTGTAGTCCTCCGGCCTGGTCTCTTCCTCCTCACCCTGTAACAGAATGGCAAAGGTTTATCTAGAGATTCAGAGCTGTCAGGATTTCATCGATTTTTGCTTTTTccgcagtgctttagatgtcgttttgggtttgtttttggCGTCCTCGATGATTCAGCAATGcactggagtaattttggtaagcCGGCAGCTCCTGGGAAGGTTTCTCCATtagtggataatggctctctcTGTGGTTTCCTGTAACCCAAAGCCTTGAAAATGGTCCGGCAACCCTTtctagatgtcaatgactttgtatCTCATCAgatgttgaatttctttagaccCAGGTATAATATGTTGCATTTAAGATTGACTACACGAAGTAGGCAAAACAAACAGGTTCTATTTAGGTGATTTCTTGACACTataggtctggcagtaatcagttcTGGGTGTGGATAGTAAGACTGAGTTCAGCTTTTGGGGTCAATCACAGTAATGTATGATTAAACAAGGGGCACGGGGggttattacttttttttttttatattgccaTGTTGGTTTGGATCCCTTTAatccccttaataaatgaaatcaccattgaaaatacttttttgtatTAACTCAGACCATCTTTGTCTGACATTATAAATcctttaatgatctgaaacatttgtgaCTTCCATCACGTACAgttgaactgaaatgaaaatgttaGTGTCGGAAATGCAGCTGCCACAAACCTGGCAGAATGAGTGCCCCGATCTTTAAAGTAATACTTAGTTAAAACACCTTTAGATTTAATCACGGCATTCAGTCTTCTCTGGTAGGGCCCATCGGCAGACAGCATGCTCACTAGGCAATATTTGGCCAAATCCCTCATATTGGGAGGACATTTCATGTGAGCCTTCAGAATTTGTCTGTGTGGTTCTGGACTTTTTCTGGACTGTTAGGGCAATCTAGTGAAGCCATTCTTTAGCTGATTTGTGTATATGCCAGTGCCCAGCTCATTGGACTCAAATGTTTGGGTCAAAACTGACTTGGAAATGTCCAGAATTTCCTCCCCCTTGCCAAAAACCCCAGCTCTGTGTCAGTGAAAGCAACCGAGAGCATGTTGCTGTCGCCATCATGTCTCACTGTGCATCTGATGcaaagtgttgtttttgtgccaaacaTGCCTTTTGGGATTGTGGTCCAAACGTTCAGACTGTAACACATCGTCCCACAGAGGTTTGGGATATTTTAGCCTGGCCTGGAtattttctttggaagaaaaggGTCTTGTAATCCTTCTTCTCAGTTCAGACATGAGGAGAAAACAGAAGACTGTTGCAACATGTGAAGCAACCAGGACATTTAGGAAATTCCTGCAGCTCCATCAGTGTCTTGGCTGGTGTCTTAGCCTCCCTAACATGTTTCAGTCTTGTCTTTTCATCCATTTTAGAAAACCGCCCAGATTTCTACAAAACAATCCTTTGTAATCACTCAGCCAACAAGGTCTCCAGCTTCAGATTCACAATGAATACTGGAGGTGTGAACTCAAGGAGAGTGAAGTCTGAAATTTAATCACACTCCTGCAACCAGGTTAATgtcatttctatttttattttccctctaaaagatttgtttgtttttaagttgaATTTTACCGGACATATGCagcattaaaacacatttttacatcaGTGTGGATAACACACCGAGTTGTACATGTTGACATAAAAGAAGCTTTTTAGTTACAAGCGAGTTTTGTCACCATCTGGATCTCGTTTGAACTGGTGATACTGGTTGTGGTGAAAATCACCTTAATGTCAGCCTCATCCAGCACTGGGCTGTCACTGTTCTGTTGAGTGCTGTCCTGAGCAGATGTTTCGCTGTTTTCTTCCTCCAGGGTTATTACCGCAGGGCTGCACTGCTCCATGGGGGAGGGTCGAGTGGTCAGAGGCGACGCAACAGAATGAACATTGGCACTGAGCATAACTGGTCGGGCCTGACTTTCCTCTTCACTCTCCTATgaatataaaaggaaaaaaatgcataGTTTAAAATCTTTGAGTGAAAAAACGTAGAAGACGTTAAATTGAAATTGTTGGAATGGGATAAAAGTATTTTGAACTTTTAAAACTCTCCCGGAATGGTAATACATGACACATCAACAACATATGACAGGAAAAAAGTGATTTTA
This genomic window contains:
- the LOC124879890 gene encoding zinc finger and BTB domain-containing protein 12-like — encoded protein: METVCFRLPGHGDTTLKHMNSLRFRQHFCDITIVASNNQTFKGHKVVLAACSPFLRDQFLLNPSSRLQVSVLYSSSVVCDLLQSCYTGMLQFSPEEIVNYLTAASYFQMEHIVERCRGALEKYVQLKNPSLQKESEEESQARPVMLSANVHSVASPLTTRPSPMEQCSPAVITLEEENSETSAQDSTQQNSDSPVLDEADIKGEEEETRPEDYNVFRVYIPGDELTNRGGEDDKGDSADLPQDVCYPETDRIFIAGDGSECDLDVAEDLSFGGLRAFRRRLSEPKIGRGRGRGRGRGRGFKKRKWASSQEKRPPNIAHRQDLWYATAAGLGGGFGLDFSQEELKTAGSYLVEIPRLDFSLSSVHSEKVSPMNQFSLEEPGAGEGSSGLNAVGTNEGGDESVAVVGSTSSVTGPVICEHCGLTFPSAHSLAVHSRSTHLLYVCPCCGKHFHHSTNLTRHMAVHRGAAKAHQCPLCYKTFTQKSTLIDHMNLHSGERPHRCAYCHARFAHKPALRRHLKEQHGKTTGQNSLHEQEEQERAREAAGREQEKDQECLVSEQLS
- the nelfe gene encoding negative elongation factor E, coding for MVLFPNSLTEEEEALQKKYAKLKKKKKALLALKKQSSTNQTNQSGLKRTLSDQPVVDTATATEQAKMLIKSGAISAIKSETKNSGFKRSRMLEIKLKDPEKGPVPAFLPFQRSFSADDDQPESGKRAQRKSLYESFVSSSDRYRDEEEGGTMSSNREMDRDRELDREWDRDRGRDRERERDRGQDRDRERDRDKDKERERHRDRSRDRDRDQDRERDRDAPFRRSDSYPERRSLRKGNTVYVYGSGLVEDSLRSAFSQHGNIIDLSMDNPRNCAFITFEKMESADQAVVELNGAVVGDVHIKVSIARKQPMLDAATGKSVWASLAVQNSTKGSYRDKRNQVVYSEDFLG